AGAAATTTTATCAAGTTGAACTTATATTTAATAGCTTTTAAAAAGTAGTTTGAGATGTTCCCCTAACGGACAACAATAGAACGAATAATTGGTTTCGGGTTAAATACGGGTATATTGTGTTAAAACTCGTCACCGTGAAAAGAATGGACAGTTGAAAATTGGGTGTAACTTCCTGCTGGCCTTTTACATCAAAGTCTTCGAGACTGGACGGCATCATTTCAGGAAATTAGTTGCAGTGAAATGTACATTTATTGGGAATAGATTACCTGGGACGTATTGACTTGAAATCGAAATCAAAATGGCAACAGCAAATATTCTTTcgtgtgtattgattttacttattttaccAGGTAAGTCACGGGTAAATAGATTTGCAATTAacctttttgaatttataatatTAATGGCATTGTATACAGATAATGTCTTGGACTTTTTTCATGAGTTGAATGTGTTACCATACCGATAATACAATTTGCTGATAGGACAAAACATCTATGATTTTCATTTCTGAGAATTAACTTCTGGGTTTCTTAGATATCGTCATGGTATGCAGGACACTTTCTGTTCTCTGAAGCTGACTGGGTAGATAAAGGACCTCTTATGTTTTCTTGTGTATTGTTGTAGCTATAGATGTACAGTTTTTGTTGAACTGTATATGGTAGTGTCATTATATACAGaataagagagaaaaaagttaTTGCTGTGTAATTCTACATCCAGAATGTCACTTTATACTTTTCAGGCTACCTAGAAATACCTACAAccattacattatttttttgcaataatccAAAATGTCATACTAAATGGGATAACATAAGTATGCCATATATCACAtggataaaatatttgttaatgaATCTGTGTACGTCACTCAAATACTGCTTTATGTTATTTCGTTGAATTTTCATTTTACCTTTTTTCTTCTTTCTGAAAATTACACATTTCATAGATTCGTCGGTTCTcaaattttaattgtaattaaGAAAAAAGATAGAGGTCAATATTTTGTGACTTTTTAGTTGTTATGTTTCTACGAAGTTCATGCACATTAGTAAATAGAtgtatgtaaaaaatatataaaattccatCATTGATCTTTTCAGTCTATTTCATGACCTTTGGGTTATTCGACCGATCCTTTCAATGTGGTAATACATTCAATTGAATTCAAACTTTATTGTTATATAACCCAACTTATATGATTACTGACCAACtcaaaataagatagaattaagATAGAATTAAAAACTTGTTGCAGTCCAAAACTTTCTGTCATTCTTGTACTTATTAAAGAAATATCCCCTTTTCTTTAATGTTTAATGTATTGACCATTTTGAGATTTCCCCTCACAAATAGTCGATTTGTTTCACTTCAACGGTTCCAATGTATGGGCGTACCTTTACAAACCTTTAAAGGTAGTAACCGGTTTTTGATTTTGAAGGTGATTCAGTATATGTATTTagtttcaatttaaatatttctaaatttaaaaataagtgtTTGCATTTAACGGtacttagattaaaaaaaaatctgtattactATGTATTTTTATTATTGGAAATGAATATGTACAATTATTGTAATCTCTTTTCAAAATGTATGTACCCATTTATATGCTTGTATCACAAATGCATTAACTTTTCACGTTGTTGGCGTATAAAATGAAACTacacatatattttacattcaatttgGTTATGGgttaaaagttattttatttgAAGTTTATAACTCGTGTcgtatctttttattttacagaGATTAAGTATAGTATACTGTGTAATACCGTATGAGGCTCCAATTTCCCTCACCATTTTTCCAAACCTTGGTTATAAAAATTGTGATTTTTATGGGGGAAAAAGggtaaaggggggggggaggttgCCTCATGCCATCGGaagaataaaaatttatgaaattatgtaGTCAAACTGCCATGTTTCTTCTCTTGTCTGTTCGCTGTTTGTACTAGAAAGCACctcttccagtaaacatgatatcttTCCATCTTTCTGTGTTgatatcacaggcacttgtctcagaaagaAAATTCCTATATGcctttatgtttatatttttgaaaaacgaaatAGACGTTTCAGTTAAGGATCAAACAGAAAAATGAAGTCCAGAAGTAGTTCAGGGAAAAtagacatttttctttttattataatccATGTTGTAACACATGATTGGTACATAAAGAGTGCTGAAACTGTTGTTTACCTCATTAAACGTACGAAACATAAATGATTAATGGCTTTGATATATTGTGGAGTTCacattatatacaatataataataatactaaaaaaaaaaaacccaaacataacaaacaaacacacacacaaaaaccactaaataaaagagaaatgtttttttttcgataattTTGGTGAGTGTGCTATTAACTGATTTCGTTATTTGATATGCTAACAATTTATAACAGATGTGATGGCCGAGTCAAATCCTGATCCAGTGGTTGGTTTAGTGGTGGCTGCTGTTATTGCTTTCTTTATTTTGATTGGTGCTTTAGTAGTGTGTATGCTGGGACTTGTGTGGTAAGTATagtaatattgttttagaaacGTAACAAGCAATCAAACTCCACCTAGAAATCATCGTGaatatatctttaattgtttattGCACTAAAGAATGGTCTTCTTCGTCATAAAGTTCACTTTGGCAAGCTATTTTAATAGCATTGTTCTTTTGCGCTGATCGGACCCACGAGTAGACGCAATCGATGCAAACACGTTTCATGTCTTCATATCTCTGAggctgtttatttatttataaattgtggAGTAAAAATTATGACAACTTGAGCTCGCTGTCATTAAAGGCTACAACTCAAAGCTTGGACAAGGTTTACAAGGTTTACAAGTTTTAATAAAATTAGCTGCATATGAGACACATAAAGATGCAGttctgtttaaaacattttacatatttaaCTCGAAAGTTTTCTTAAACAGATACTGAATCAGAATGAGATGTAAAACAAAATGCTGTATTCGAATTCCCCAATCAGCATAATTAAAAGCTAgtattaaaaacatatatttctctTTTGTTACAGGAACGACTGGTTTCCAAAACGTCAATGGCTTCGTGGAAAACACAAAGTTGCCAGATCAGAAATGGAACATGAGCGTTTGGAAGAAGAAAAATCTGTCATTTCGAGAGTTTCCAAAGCTCCCTCATCCATACATAATCATACTCCTAGAATGTACAACCCTGACACTATTCAGTTAAGAGGTAAGTACATAATCATACTCCTATAATGTACAACCCTGACACTATTCAGTTAAGAGGTAAGCACACAATCGTACTCCTAGAATGTACAACCCTTACACTATTCAGTTAAGAGGTAAGGATATTATTAGATATGAGCATACCCATTAATCAATAAATAGGAAAATAGTCAAAAGTTCAGGGTAACATCGTATATTGATAGAcatattatataattttgtaaaaaaacgaGATAACTATTCAATACATGAAATGAAATATTAGTTTGTACGAGGGTCTTAACTAATATGGGTTTTTACCAATCAGACATAAAACTGAATACCGACCTTGCAAGACCCTCATTGTTAGTCATCGTCGTTGAAAAAACCCTTATCATcaggcataaaaaaaaaaatctaacaagtaTACAATCCATATGTGCATGTCATTTATCGAAGGCCTGTAGTATAAAATTGCATATAGTTGTAGTTTTTCgtttttaaacgaaaaataaacatttcaaaatatgtCTAAACTTAAAAAGTTCACCACTAAATTGTATAGAGAACAAAAGTTTGTAGATCTGAGTtcaaaaaacagactaaacattATGGTTCAAATGCCCCAGGAATACTGTTAATAAGGCCAACTCCATAATAGAAGGTGGTGCACAATATTAATATTAGTAAATACGATGTAATTGATCACTCAAAAAAGTTCCAACTTTTACTTACTAGAAACTTGATTTTTTTACACTAAAGTTTCGAAAATTGAACGAACAATGATGATCCAGCGATTGTCGTCCATAGAaatagaattcatttttttttcataataggTTTTACATTATCTAAAGAGGGGAATATTTggtttacataatataaatagtgttaaatacattaattttgtaGGTACTGTACATTATAACTGATATATAtgcagaataatatttttttaattgtgattttaatttttttccccaGATATTAATACAATTGGGTAAGTAGAGTTTACAttacaaaaatgtcaaattttagtTTAATCACAAGattaatttgaatttgttttcttgtcttggaTGATCTAACTATATAAGGAATACATACAATATATTCTGCTCATGTTGGTCAGtgaaatgactagtgtaaaacaatttgaaCAGGAAAATCAGTGTTCTAATCCATATTAAAGTCGAGAAAGGAGCGCTGTGGTCACatgcactcgtctcagaattttttccccctatatacctttatattaaggtatatgggattttttttctgagacaagtgcctgtggctgTGGTTTAGTGTTTAGTACATCGGACTACAAACACAATGGTTCCTGGGTCGATCTCCTTccggggagaaaatttcagggactgtaTTTTCGGGTCTCCCTTGACATCATTTGCGAGTATGATCTTAAGGAAACGACGAAAGTTCAccagaaggggacgataaatggctgaatTATGTTAGGAGAGACAACcttatagattttgaaaaagagcaaCACTCGCACccacacccgcaaagtggaaagggattcaTTAacgtgtttcccaatccactataaataaatatgtttaaattaaaggCGAGAAACGTTAAACACATACAAACCACActgacaaacgacaaccacaaagcaacaggctcctgacttaagacaggcataaaaatgcagcgggtttaaatgttTTCTACCTTAACAGAGAATTTAAATAACCAAGAAAGAGTCAGTTACACATAGCAAAAGAAGAATTTTAGTTAAAACAAACCCAGTTTGGTATTAGTTATGCCGCTTTGTCCGAATATCTCTTTTACCgactaaaaataataaataatgtaaaattacaaattgtaataaaaattgcTTCTAAACCCCCTATGAATGATAAAACAACATTACACTCTTGCGGAATAAGGTGCAGTTATTTATATGGTCTTTTTTTGCGAGCAGCATGATAAAAGAATTCGAAAATgtgtatataaataatataaacggACATTTATGTAAAAGGTTATAATTAATAATGATTTATTAGAATGCCTATAGTTACACGGCGAATCTTGGATAAGCGCAGTTTCAACCCAGaacgaaaatgaaaaattctggaCCTTCCTTATACTGTTAAATGCAGAGTCGAATGCATGGTTTACACGTAGCTTTTAGTATGAATAATGAGCAGAAAACGAATGTAAACTACTCTTTTGgtattaaaaatgtttgaaaaaaccGTTCATGATCATTGTGTATAGTATCTAGCAGaacatttaaaattgatattgcaAATACACAGCAGTTATTTTCATCACTTCTGCTTTCAGACCCTCATTCAATAGACAAGTACAAATGGTGGATGTGCCTCGATATGAAGAAAAGGTAGGTCAGATTAAACAGTACGCTTGGGTCAATAGCATACACAAGGCTCTCATTTTTACGTAGAATAGGAATGTGCTACTATTTTGACCCTATATAACTCCCAAAGTTTACATGTTTTTTCCCGTAAGAAAATTTCCTTCATGCTGTTTGCATTCACACTGTAACTGAAGGGTAATTGTTGTGTGagaaaaaaaacaccacaaaaaACAACAGTtcaatactttttattataaCGAAAATTGATTTCAAACTTGACACTTTATTACTTAAATTAGTTCACCCCTCATGATTTGTATTTTGCTCCAAATTTACCTTCCTTAACGCACCTTACGTACATATTAACAGTACAGTATCCAGCgtgaatttttttttgaaattttccgaCTTGCACTGATAAATGAACCTTGGTTTTTGATATGGGCAGAGGATTTGTTTATAACCGAACTACAGTAGCCAAAgcaaatttcttattttatttttcagtattttactgAAAAAGCACGTATTTTTGGCAGATATCATCTTCAGTCAGAGTTAAACGGTTTTACCATAAATATCGTTGTTAAGCCTTCATGGACGAAACTTTGGcagaaaccattttttttatgatttagagATAatgtcaaggtcaaggtcaaggtcatagtaattTGTTTTAGATTGGAGTTTGTGCAGAGAAGTGGTTTACCGAATGCTAGATAAAATACTACAAATTACTTGGATATATCATCACCAATACTTGCAAGACTATCAATATTGGTTTTGGGGTCACCatatcaaaggtcaaggttaaagctattgaaaaaaaaagacataaaagtGGTACTAGTAACTGAGATTTTCCATTTACAAGATTTACATGGGGAGTGGTAGGATTATATGAGTTTGTTCTCTAAAGATTCTTAAATTATtgatgaactatttttttttagggAAAAATGATTAATTTTGGAGATGAAGATGGTGACGGGAAATACAAAGTGACCTCCCCAAGTGAGATCGAGTACGATGAAAAACAAATAGTTCCAATCGTCCAACAACAAATGGTTAGAAAACAACCACAACAACTCATTCAGAGGGAAATGATACCAGTCATACAAGAAATAACACACGATCAACCGGTCATTACACAGATTGAAAAGCAACCAGTCGTAGTGAAAGTCATTCATAAATATCCGACTGCCACCCAAGTTGTCGAAGAACCAGTTATTGCAGAGGTTACACACCCTGAACAAGTAATTACCAAACAGGTTGACGTTCCTGTCGTAAAAGAAGTAGAACATGACCAACCAATAGTAACAGAATTCCAAGAAAGACAAGTGATTACAAAAGAACTTCATAAATATCCAACTTCTAGACAAGTTATAGAAAAGCCAGTCATCAGAACAGTAGAACATGACCAACCCCTAGTGACAGATGTCCAACAGAGGGAAGTCGTTGCTAGGGAGGTTCATAGATATCCAACGGCTACCAGAGTGGTAGAGAAACCAGTCATTAAAACAATTGAGCACAGGGAACCAGTGGTTACTGATTATCAAGAGAGGCCTGTTGTCATGAAGGAGCTACATAAATATCCAACGTCAACAAAGGTTGTACAACAGCCACTTGTAAGAACTGTTGAACATGGCGAGCCAATTGTAACCAATGTTCAGGAACGACCATTTGTCGCCAAAGAGCTTCATAAATATCCGACTTCAACAAGGGTAGTACAACAGCCACTTGTTAGAACTGTTGAACATGCCGAGCCAATTGTAACTAATGTCCAGGAACGACCATTTGTCGCCAAAGAGCTTCATAAATATCCGACTTCAACTAAGGTAGTTGATAAACCTGTCATTCGAAGCATCCAGCATGACCAACCAATCGTAACACAAATGGTCGAAAGACCTACCGTAGTACGAGAGAGACATGCTTATCCTACAGTAACTCGCGTTGTCGACCGACCGAGCGTTCACGGTAGACCAATAAGTGGATCTCAAATTGTACGAGGGTCAATGCCGGAAGGAGAAGTCATTGAACGTGTGATACAAATGCCATCACACGGTCCTCCATCGTACGAATATAGCAAGCAAGTTATTGATactaaaaaaggaaaaagaaaaagtaGCAAACGAAAATCTGATAGTGAGAAGAAATCGCTACAATATGAAACAGTTACTGGAGTAATAAATTTCGGAACCGAGAGACCTAGCGACAACAGTAGTAGTAATGATTCCGAATCCGATTCCGAATCATCTTCATCCGGGGCTTCGTCTGGATATATTCAGCCGACATTTGACGATTCTGATAAACCACCAGTTCAAGGTCAACAATGGGCAATGTACTAATAATTCTAGTCTTTTTCAGACATCAAAATAACTACATTGACAAAACATGTATACATTGcatagtacatatatatataaatatatattaatacattatCTCGTTTATAATGATTGTTATTGTTTCGTTCTCAGTAttttcattggcggatccagaacttttcctaaggggggcccactccagtcatgcatcagtgattccctatataataaaccaaatttttcccacgaaaggggggtggcctgcccccccccccctggatccgcctatgatttttatatttaactATGCAAACTAATTTATATGAATCTGCTGAAATCTGAGTTTGAGATGGTACTATATTAGCTCGTTTATAATAGTTATGTTACAGTGTACCTTAGCATGAATTGATAGGATCTTTTTGCATTGCAACTGTTTGAGCTTCTCTAAAATGTgcgaaaaagaataaaataacagcAAAATTACGGAAAAAGCGAATGAAAGAGCCAGTTTCTATTTTAaaactaatgtttttttttctaatataaatcAATAAGGATTTCCATGTAAACCAAATTGATTTTAGGTTTGTTATAGCACTGTGTCTggcaagtatttttttttcggtTCACAACACCATTCGTTGGTATATTAGGATTTACTTGaacattaatattaatatttttaaatgtcaactgttcaattcatttttttttattgtatatgatGAAAAACAGAGAAAACAAATTTTCTGacatcaatacaaatatatttattaacaaaattcaATCGCTGTcaatttaataacattttgtatgttaattaataattttgttttgtagttcagatttttatatttcagatgcCATATGAAGAACGTCATGTGTACACATTTTGATATTcaatattatatttgaaaattgtttataaatatctCTAACGCATagatctattaaaaaaaatcatattgacaAACTTTTTCTCTGCCCTCACATTCGTAGGAGTAAATCGTTCACCACAGTTTTCTTCATTCATCTCGAAGACTCCATCAGAGGTTGAAGAATAATAATCattaacacgacgggtgtcacatgtgaatCATGATCcgctttcccttccggagcacttagATCaacctcagtttttggtggggttcatttTGCTTAgtcttttagttttctatggtttTTAGCTTACCTGTCCC
This genomic window from Mytilus galloprovincialis chromosome 9, xbMytGall1.hap1.1, whole genome shotgun sequence contains:
- the LOC143044698 gene encoding uncharacterized protein LOC143044698 — its product is MATANILSCVLILLILPDVMAESNPDPVVGLVVAAVIAFFILIGALVVCMLGLVWNDWFPKRQWLRGKHKVARSEMEHERLEEEKSVISRVSKAPSSIHNHTPRMYNPDTIQLRDINTIGPSFNRQVQMVDVPRYEEKGKMINFGDEDGDGKYKVTSPSEIEYDEKQIVPIVQQQMVRKQPQQLIQREMIPVIQEITHDQPVITQIEKQPVVVKVIHKYPTATQVVEEPVIAEVTHPEQVITKQVDVPVVKEVEHDQPIVTEFQERQVITKELHKYPTSRQVIEKPVIRTVEHDQPLVTDVQQREVVAREVHRYPTATRVVEKPVIKTIEHREPVVTDYQERPVVMKELHKYPTSTKVVQQPLVRTVEHGEPIVTNVQERPFVAKELHKYPTSTRVVQQPLVRTVEHAEPIVTNVQERPFVAKELHKYPTSTKVVDKPVIRSIQHDQPIVTQMVERPTVVRERHAYPTVTRVVDRPSVHGRPISGSQIVRGSMPEGEVIERVIQMPSHGPPSYEYSKQVIDTKKGKRKSSKRKSDSEKKSLQYETVTGVINFGTERPSDNSSSNDSESDSESSSSGASSGYIQPTFDDSDKPPVQGQQWAMY